The Candidatus Limnocylindria bacterium nucleotide sequence CTGGAGTTTAGGTGCGCGCGACTCTCTAGGATTCGCTCGCATGCCTGAACCGAAGCCAGTCTCGGCCTCGAAGACGATCATGTCGCGCACGATGCTGCCGTCCGACGCGAACCCGTACGGGAACGTGCACGGCGGCGAGATCATGAAGCTGATCGACGCCTGCGCCGGCGCCGCGGCGACGCGGCATGCACGCGCGCGGGTCGTCACGGCGCGCATCGACGAGCTCTCATTCCTGGCGCCCGTGTATGTCGGTCATCTCGTCACGGCGTCGGCCTCCGTGAACCACGTCGGCCGCTCGAGCATGGAGGTCGGCGTGCGCGTCGACTCCGAGGACCTGCTGACCGGGAAGGCCGCCCACGTCGCGTCCGCCTATCTCGTGTTCGTCTCCACCGACGAGCACGGCCGGCCGGTCGCGCTTCCTCCCCTGCTCGCCGAGACGGACGACGAGCGCCGGCGAATGAGGGCCGCCGAGGATCGCCGCGCGCGCCGGCTGCAGCGGCCGCGCACCTCCTAGACTGCCGCGCACTGGGAGGCTGAGAGATGGGACGTTCACCTGCACTTGCACCGCTTGGGGCGCTGCTTCTCGTCGCCGCGGCGTGCGCGGCGCCACGACAAGGCGCTCCAACGCAGACTGTACCGGGTACCGCGGCCGGGACGGCCGCGGCTTCGGCCACACCGGACTTCGCCGGCCGGACGCTGAACATCGTGACCGGCGGCACCGGCGGCGTGTACATCGTCTACGGCGCAGGTCTCGCCGACATGCTGACGAAGAAGATGAAGGTCGCGGCCAGCGCGCAATCGACGCCTGCGTCCGTCGACAACATGAAGCTCATCCGCGACGGGAAGGCGGACCTCGCCTTCACGCTCGCCGACACCGCATTCGACGCGATCAATGGGAAGAATCGCTTCGCGCCGCCGGAGGCCAAGGTCGACGCGAAGGCGATCGCGGTCATGTACTCGAACTACATGCACCTCGTCGCAAAGGCGAGCGCCGGCATCAACACGGTCGTGGACCTCAAGGGCAAGCGGGTATCCATCGGCGCGGCGGGCTCGGGTACCGAGACCAAAGCGATCCGGATCCTCGAGGCGTATGGACTGAACGCGACGACGGACATCCAGCCACAGCGGCTTGCCGCGCAGGACTCCGCCGACGCGGTCCGCGATAACAAAGTAGACGCGTTCTTCTTCGACGGAGGTCTTCCGACGAGCGCGGTCGCCGACCTCGCCAACTCCACGCCGATCAAGCTGATCGACCAGTCCGACGCGATCGCGAAGATGAACGCCAAGTATGGCAACTTCTACTTCGCGGCGAAGATCCCAAAGGGGACGTACAAGAACGACGCGGACGTCGTGACCGCCGGTGTCGCGAACCTGCTGGTCGTGCCGTCGTCGTTCGACGCGGCGTTCGTGAAAGCGATCCTCACCGCGATGTTCGACAATCAGGCGGATCTCGTGCTCGTCCACCCCGAGGCGAAGAATCTGAAGCTCGAGACCGCGACGCAAGGCTCGTCGATCGACTTCCACGCCGGAGCCATCGACTTCTATAAGGCCAAAGGTGTGTGGAAGCCGTAGCCGGATGAGGGCGATCGCCCTCGGCACCGTGATCGTCGCGCTGACGGGGGTGGTTTTGGCCACCCCCGTCGCCGTTCTCCGCGTCGACCCCGGTGGCCACGTCTACGCGCTCGCCGACGGCGAGCGTTACGAGTACTCCTATCAGCAGTCCATCTATCAGGTCCCGGTGATCGAGGAGCACGCTCGCGAAGGCGA carries:
- a CDS encoding acyl-CoA thioesterase, with the translated sequence MPEPKPVSASKTIMSRTMLPSDANPYGNVHGGEIMKLIDACAGAAATRHARARVVTARIDELSFLAPVYVGHLVTASASVNHVGRSSMEVGVRVDSEDLLTGKAAHVASAYLVFVSTDEHGRPVALPPLLAETDDERRRMRAAEDRRARRLQRPRTS
- a CDS encoding TAXI family TRAP transporter solute-binding subunit, which produces MGRSPALAPLGALLLVAAACAAPRQGAPTQTVPGTAAGTAAASATPDFAGRTLNIVTGGTGGVYIVYGAGLADMLTKKMKVAASAQSTPASVDNMKLIRDGKADLAFTLADTAFDAINGKNRFAPPEAKVDAKAIAVMYSNYMHLVAKASAGINTVVDLKGKRVSIGAAGSGTETKAIRILEAYGLNATTDIQPQRLAAQDSADAVRDNKVDAFFFDGGLPTSAVADLANSTPIKLIDQSDAIAKMNAKYGNFYFAAKIPKGTYKNDADVVTAGVANLLVVPSSFDAAFVKAILTAMFDNQADLVLVHPEAKNLKLETATQGSSIDFHAGAIDFYKAKGVWKP